The proteins below come from a single Acuticoccus sediminis genomic window:
- the rpsI gene encoding 30S ribosomal protein S9, whose translation MSDTTVSSLEDLGSAIGQDVAPEETGPVHVQKLDQYGRAYATGKRKDAVARVWVKPGSGRIVVSGKPMEEYFARPVLQMVIRQPLLITQREGQFDIICTVSGGGLSGQAGAVRHGISKALTHYEPGLRPVLKRVGFLTRDSRVVERKKYGRRKARRSFQFSKR comes from the coding sequence GTGAGCGACACCACTGTCTCGTCCCTCGAGGACCTGGGCTCCGCCATCGGGCAGGACGTTGCGCCGGAAGAGACCGGCCCGGTCCATGTCCAGAAGCTCGACCAGTACGGCCGCGCGTATGCCACCGGCAAGCGCAAGGACGCCGTCGCCCGCGTGTGGGTGAAGCCGGGCTCCGGCCGCATCGTTGTCAGCGGCAAGCCGATGGAAGAGTACTTCGCCCGTCCGGTGCTGCAGATGGTCATCCGCCAGCCGCTGCTGATCACGCAGCGCGAGGGCCAGTTCGACATCATCTGCACCGTCTCCGGCGGCGGCCTCTCCGGCCAGGCCGGTGCCGTGCGTCACGGCATCTCCAAGGCGCTCACGCACTACGAGCCGGGCCTGCGCCCGGTCCTGAAGCGCGTCGGCTTCCTGACCCGCGACTCGCGCGTCGTCGAGCGCAAGAAGTACGGCCGCCGCAAGGCCCGCCGTTCGTTCCAGTTCTCGAAGCGCTGA